Genomic DNA from Schistocerca gregaria isolate iqSchGreg1 chromosome 4, iqSchGreg1.2, whole genome shotgun sequence:
catgcatcttttcatcctacatctttatactatacacctctttacttctgtatgcatcctctttggtttgaagctggcacagtacttacagtaaaaTATCTGACTTCCctgtgacaaccatgcctccatccttgctaccctccctgttgcttcataacctgggttgtgagtaactaaatccactttcttcttccctttctttcccccctctcctccctgatgaaggaacatataTTCCGAAAGCTAGtaatgtaaattttcggttgttttgggtatctatcggctgtactgagctgagtacTGGCCAGCTCCTCTATCTCTTTGTAAGTAAGTGAACATATTCTTTAACATTATTTTAAATTGGTATCTTTTGTCAATTGTCTTTCGTATTTAGTAGCTAGAGCCCAATTTTCAATGactacaaattgtatttatattttactttttgaaATCAGGCAATGTGTGAAAGGAAAGGTATCAATTTTCCAATTGATAGGACAGCATCCATCACATGCTCCTTGTCTGGTGTGATGTCGATCACAATTTCATTCCTCTTCTGCCAAACTCATCATCTCCAGATAGCACCTGTGCCCTTTGTCCTAACTTATTTGTTGGATGCTTTCCAATATGTTGTCAGAAGGTTTCCTCTTTATAGCTATATCCAGTACTGTAGAAATTGGTCCCTGATCTCTCATCTCGTGTTCAAGCATCCTATCCCTTCTCATCACCGTCTTTGATATTTTCCTTTCCTCAGCAATTCTGTAGGGTACTTCCTCATCCCTAGTATTAAAAAGTCCACTTGATTTTTAAGTGTCCTCCTATAGCACTTCATTTCAAATGCTTAGATTGTCTTTCATGGTTTTCTTGCAGTCTGTGATTGAAGCTGTGCTTGAAATGTACATTTCTTCCTCTAATTTAGACCAAAATGTTGGTTACTAGTTAACTTCTTTGGGTGAGGAATTATCCTTGTGCTACTTCTTTTGTCGTCCTTTCAGCTGTCGTGTTGCTTTGCTCCCAAGATTACAGATTTCTTAACTTTGTTTAGTTCATGTTTGCCAGTTTGCTAATCCTCATTACTTTAATCTTTGTTTTATCCTCAATTATAATTTCTACTCatttctgttcattccattcaacagatcctgtaatttttcttcctcAAAGACGGCAATGTCATCATATCTTATATTGATACCATGTCACCCTGAATTTTATTTGTGCTCTCAAACCTTCAATTAGTGTTCTTGCTTTTTatacgtatagactgaacagtagaggtgaaggcTGCATCCTCTGCCTTTTACACCATTTTTAACCTGAGCACTTAGTGTttggtcttccatttttattatACCCTGTtgattgttgtgcatattgtatattacccatctttccatgTAACTTCCACAGATTTTTCTCTGTATCAAAGGTCTTGCCCCACATTCTGTTGTCACATTTTCTAGGCTTACAAATCTTAagaatgtcttgatttttcttgtcatGCTTTCATTATTGAGAATTCAGAACAGGCCTTCTGATTTTTTTCTAGGAGATAGTCCATTTTTCTGTTTTGCTATATATTATTCTTAATAGTGACTTGGATGCattagtttgttatgctaattgtgtaATAGTTCTTACATCTATCTGCCCTTCACAATTTTAGAATTGTGGGGGTGATATTATGAAAGTCTGTCCCTTGTTTGTTACTGGGTTGCAAATTTTCCAAAGCCCTGCTAAACTCTCATTCTAATATTAAACCCCCAATGGTGTCAATATTGTCTTTGTACAGATCCTCCTcgcagaggctttcagtgtacttgGGTACTTTTGTCATCTACTTGCTCTgtctgcagttaacagtggaattcatatTGCACACAAGCCACAATTAAAATTGTTTTGCACCATTCCATTGTTTCACAATTGCAACCctgtacctattccttcattattgcttcaactAACACAGTGGTACATTGTCCCACatctgagcagcagtaatataaaataaacagtgagctgGGTGAGAAATTTAAAATCACTGCAAAAAAGTTATCCAGACCATGAGCTAGCAGCACACTCACAATGAGGCAGTTgtcaaataaataattactaattgAAAAAATGGTTGGCTGATATCTGATGCTACTGTGCTGCATTGAGGGGGTCATTACTGTGTGGTAAGGTTTATCTGTGGCAACAAAACAATATAATCAAAGTTTCTCATTGTGTTAGCTCATTATGTAAGTTTATTGTATCATTCTTTACTCCAACTAAAATTAAACTAAATCTGCTTTCTGTTTAACTTGGTAATATAAAGACAGCTATTCTTAACATTTGTACAGAAAAAGTATGCTTACTCAAGGGTTAATGAGTCAGATTAGATGTTAGGATGacatgttttgtaattttgtaacaAGTTGTCTTTGCTCTTTACATGTATTGCTTTTGCAGAGGCAGTgggtaaattttaattaatttggttGATACTACAATTAATTAAATGATATACAGTTTATTGTAACATGATCAATTTTGaggcattttcagtcaatgatggaAAGCTTAAGTATATATACATACTTCTCCAGGGTATGGAACTGTTCAGGTATGTCTGAAGAGATTATTAGCTTGAAAATCAATCATGTTACAATAAACTGAAGATCATTAATTGCAGTCTAAGATAAATTCATTCTTATCTCTAACTTATGTTTATGTCCCTGAAGTTCTGCCAGtgacaaacattaaaaataaaaattggtatGTTTGGTACTGTGAAGTGTACTGGGCCTACTGTTGGGACAGAATTTTAATTAGTCTTTCATTCCATTACAGAAGCAAGAGCAGCAAAATCAGCAGGCTTACAGGCTGTCATTGTGGTCAGAGAAGGAAACCTTCCTATTACAGATGAGGATAAACTTGAGTTTCCAGTAATAAAGTCATTTGATGACATTGTATTTGAAACATCTGTGAAGAGAAGAAAGAAATCTGAAGAGGAAACATTAGAACAGGGAAAGGCAAATTCTGCTGTAGTTGATGTATCTAGTATACAGGATGTGGAAATGCAAGAAGAGCCAATTGCTGATAAAACTCAAACATCAAAAGCAGCTGAAGGGGTAAGTAGTACTGAGGTGGTTGAGGCTGTAGAGGTACAGCCAGATTCCATGAAGCAAACACCTGTGGAACAGTGTGACAGCATTGAAGAAGCAAATCAGACCAGCTGCAAAGACAAAGATAATCTGAACAATGATCTTAGCAGTACTAAGAAAACTGGTAGTGAGGTACTAGCTGATAAGGGTACAGAGCAAAAAAAGCCAAATGAAACAAATACAGATACATTGGAAATAAATGGTGCAGAAAAGTTGGATGTGAAAATTGATAACCAGGTAGAAACCAATGGGCCCAAATGTCCGAAAGACAGTCTCTCTAAATCTGATGCTAATAATATTGATACTCCAATAAAAACAAATAGTGATAACTCTACAAATTCTAAAGATgcaatattaaatgaaaataagaaaagcagTTCATCTTCAGAGAAGAATCCTAGTCCTGCAGCTAATAACTTGCCAGGCACTGGTAATGACACTGTAGTTCCTGATGGTAAGACTGATATTAAATTGGCTGACAGTGATAAGGCCAAGCTTTGTGATAAGACTGAAATGGGAGAACATGACAGCAATATTTGTGATGACTCACCTCATCCATCGGGTAAGGATGGTACAGAATCTCTCTCATCTGATGCTACTTACAGTAAGACAAAGGTAGAATCTCTGACTGAAAAGACTGAATCCACATTACTTAACACTGCTGATCTGCCAAATAAGACTGAATGTACACATACTGAAAAGACTGAAAACATTTGTGCAAAGACTGAATGTACCACTACTGATAACTCTGAATCTGCTCCAGTTAGTAAGACTGAATCCCTAAAACCTGTTGAAGCTGAACCTGTCACTAAAAAGACTGAATCTGAAGTAAATAAGACTGAACCAATGGAAACAGAGGATCTGACACCTGCACACACAGGAGACCTCAAAAATAAGGATGAATCAGAACAAAAAGATAAAGTTGCACAGGAGAGCCCACCAGTCAGTGGGGTAGGAACTGATATTTCTCCAGCAACAGATAAGGTTAAAGGTAAAGAAGTTGTGCCCTCAAGTGAGACCAAGGCTCCAGCAGCTCTAGATGGTGGTAAGATTGAGGTTGCTGTGGAGGCAACTGAGACTATGATGGAGGCAGCCCTAGATGACAGCAAGGCCGAGGATGTAAGGGAGACAATTCCAGATAAGGCTGAGGTTACAGTAGAGGCAACATCAGATAGTGGTAAAGCTGAGCCTACAGTGGGGGCAATCTCAGATGGTTCTGAGGCTGCAGTGAAGGCATCCTCAGATGGCAATGCCAAGGCTGCAATGGAGGCATCCTCTGATGGTGGTAAGGCCGAGGTTGCGGCACAGGTGACCCCAGATGGTGGTAAGGCTGACATTGTAGTGAAGACAATGTCAGATGATGGTAAGGATGAGGCTGCTGCAGAAATGATGCCAGATGGTAGTAAGGCCGAGGCTGCAGCGGAAGTCACGTCAGATGGTGGTAATGCCAAGGATACGGCAGAGGCAATGTCAGATGGTAAGGCTGAGGCTTCGGTGAAGGTGACACCAGCTGATGGTAAGGCCGAGGCTGCAGCAGAGGCAACCCCAGATGCTGGGAATGTCGAGGTTGTGGCGGAGGTGACCCCAGATAGTGCTAAGGTCGAGGCTGCTGTGGTTGCAACCCCAGATGATGGTAAGGCAGAGACAGCAGAGGGGGTGACCcctgaggacaatatgatggaggCAGCCCCAAATAGTTGTAATACAGATTCTGTGACAGAGGTAGACCCAGCTGTTGATAAGGCTGAGGTACCCAGCTGTGTGAATGGTGGCAATGCTACAAAAGTTATTTCAGATGCCAAGGCTAATAGTGTTGCATCTGTGACTGAAATGAAAGCTGATAACAAAACTGATGTGCCCATGGAAGATGTTGAACCAATGGTCACAGATGACACTGAACGAATGTCAACTGAGAAAGCCGAACCTGTGATCAAAGAGGAGTCTGAACCAATGGTCACTGATGAAGCTGAATCTGTAGCAACAGATAAAGCAAAGCCTGACACTGAAGGCACAAAAAATTCAAGTGATGCTGAACATATGGTGACAGAAGATCCTGAACCAATGGTTACAGATGATGCTGAACACGTGGTTACAAATAAAGATGAAGCTGTGAACAGTACAGTAAAAGATGATGGTAATGACAAACCTAAAGCAACACAGGCTGAAAGAGAGACAGCAGCTGATGAAGAAAGCAGTAAATGTACAAAAGATGCCCCCATAGATTCCACCCCAGTGGTTGACAATGCTAACTGCAACTCTGTGAACAAAGATATAGCTGTTAAGGAGGAAAATGACCCTGTCGACACGGGGAAGCTTGATGCAGTGTCAACTGCAAAAGATGATATACATGAAACTAAGACTGAATcatcaaataatgaaaataaaataagtgagGCTGAAGGTCAGACTGTTGCAGGTAAtgtaaaagaaactgaaaatgaattaaagGAAGGGAAAAAGAATGTTAATAGTTGTGTTGAAAATGGTGAGAGTACAGAAAAGACTGAGAACACtagtgagaagcttaaagtagcAGTGGAGAGTACTGATAAAGTGGCTGACAATGCTGTTAGCACTTAGACCATGTTTGCATAAATAAAATGATTGAAACTAACATAATATATGGTTGTTAATGTAAGTGATGTACCAGTGAGACTGCTACAGTTTAAAATACAGATGAAAAATGTACTTCCAGTCTTAAGTGCCAAAATATGGAGCTTTAAACAGTTTCACTATATAACACTTTCCGAACAATTGCTAGCAAATGAAGGGTACCACTTGTACTTCCAGGCAAGTCAGGCTGTTTGATGTTCCTTATATCCCATATTTTACAGTGTCTGGCTTTGCCATTTGGTAAACCATGTTGCTAATAAGAACTCACATGTTGTAAATATATCATATATAATGTAATAAGGTCCATTCCTGAAATTTAGAGTACATGGACTAGTGCTCAATTCTGCTACATTCCGAGAGCTGCCATAAGTGTTCACTTTTACAACTACCTTAGAAGATAACATTTTAATGTTTTCACATGGAGATTATATTTTTATATCAATATACTACTGTAAAGTTAATCTGTACTTCCTAAACTTTTTTATTAATATTCCTTCTTACAATAGTAATAGAACTGAGTTAGCTGTTGCAGTTCGTATCATAGCAAATAGCAGATATGTGAACGTTGTCAGTGTTCTACTTGTCCTGCCTCTGTGAATATCTCCTGCAGTGTTCTGGACACTGTCAAATGTTTTAATGTACAGTGACCACTTTGTATTATTTTGAAACAATGTTCCTTTTACCACAGTATTGCTGTAACATTAGAAGAGTATTGAAGTGATAAGTTTTGTAACTGCAGTACAGGAATTTTACTCTTTATAaagtataattttttaaattagcaGTCTCGTAAGTAAATTTTAGGGCAGTTGCAGTGATCTTGTACTTATGAGAAATGTATTATGTACTATAAAGTATTGTgaagtaaaattttcaaaaatacattgaGGGGAGAAAGTGTCAAAGCCTGCAATTTTGTAATATTGTGAATAATAGTTGTATCTGCGTAGTTGTCTTTGTCAGCGAtgtaaaatgacaataaaaattgtCTCCAGCAAGGTTGTTTTACTAAGTGTTTGTAGTTATCTTCCTTAGTCAAAAGGGTGGGAAATATCACATGGAAGTGATGTCAGTATTGCTGTGTAAGATGAGGAATACATTGGTTTCAATGTGAAACACTTTGCTGATCAAAAATTCCCGTAATATTCATGTTGCGTACTTTACCTGCTGTATTTACCCACCTATGAAGCTAAACTTTTTGCAGCATTCACATTGTGGACATATTATTCATGCTAATGCCTTTATTTTAGCAATTCTGTTTAAATACAGACCATAACACCTACAACATTTTGCTACTAATTTTACCAAATGTGGAAGTAGATTCATTTATAGGAAAGATCTGGGGTTACAAAAGGATAAAAACATCAACCTAATTTGAACCTGTTCGGTGACCCTTGTCACTTTGCCATAGTTGCTTCATTTGTATTGTTTCAATTGAGTCGGTGAATAAAGCTTCAAATTATTTCTAACAGCCCAACAATTCTTTTGTGCTATGAAGAACTTTGTTAGAATTTTCTTTTCTTACTATGGGTCAAGTTGAGAGATGACTATGAATCATGTGTGAACAGTTAAAATGTATGCCAGACAATGCTGTGAAATTAAGTTCTGTATTTTATGAACTGTGGGCTTGAATTCCTATCCTAGTAATCATATCGATGTACTGTGATGCCAAGTGGCGAGCTGCTGTACTTGCCAGTTGTTGCTACATATCCCCCAGCTATCGGTTCTGTTGTACTAAGAACAAACAAAAACCACAATAGAATTTTTCTGCTGCAGTTGTAATATTTATGCTCTCATAACATTGTCAGCTTGTTCTTCTTTCTCTTTGCTTCTATGAGAGCATATTgttgaatttcatttaaatttttttcatgctTTTCCAGCCTTGTGCATATTTATTAGTGACATGACAGTTTGTCTGATGTATGGCAGTCTTaaatgaagttttcttttctttatgcaGTTGATTTTCACATTCCCATTGGGATTGCCTGCTTAACAAAAACACATTAAAccaataaagcattaagtgtccTCCAATCCAGAACAGTTTTTGACTAGCAAGGGACCTTCCAGCCTTGGAAATTCAGTTTGGGTGGAGACTTTGTGCTCTtcagaaaattctgagaaaaagaccTCTGGAGTATAAAGTGTAGCATATATGCAGTTCATATATGGTCAGTAGTCACCAGCATACAAGTGATATTGCTCAGTCAGTAGCATGTTAGAATGTCATAAGACTGATTTGGGTTTGATTGTACCTGCAGACTcaatattttttcttaattgtttcaaaaattttaacatattttaaataaCCTAAGTATTATCAATTAAatcatatataattttattttgtttatgaaatgcCTGTCGCAGGCTACTTAAAATGTGATTTACGCTCAGTACTTTCTTTTTGAAAAGTTGAATACATTTTTTCCTATACTAATTGAGGTGCAGTACCTAATAACCTCAAGATGGACTGCAGTGAAAGATGCTGAACAACACATACAGACACCAAAATACTTAAGTATTTGCACTTGTAAACAAGAATAAAATCTCGAAACACGTTATGCTAAACATGGAAAAAATGTGTAACTGGTGCAATTTTTATGTAATAAGTGACAGTTGCAGGCTTCCCAGAAATATAATTGATGTATGCAATTAAGTCAAATATTTTCTTCCCAGACAGCTTACTGTTCATTACATTGTTTTTATTTGGTAATAATAAAGCACCTGACAAGTATTGTTTTGATGCCTGTTATGCATATATCCATAGTGTGAAACTGCAAGGGAGGTCATATACACAACTTTTAATGCTTAAAACATTATTTCCTGTATTTTACACCATTTTTTCTAGTCCATTGAAAGCTGTAAAAGTGGGGTTTCATTGTATCACATTTGTTATCTTGATTTCCTCATACTGAAAATCACTGTGAAACCAAATTTTGGGATGATAGCCAATAATGGATATTTTGAGGAAACAACTccataaaaaaaatctttgtaaagGGCTAAAGGGCAGGTTAAGTGAAAAGGTTTCATTGACAGATATTTCAAATGTATATTAATTTA
This window encodes:
- the LOC126268235 gene encoding enolase-phosphatase E1-like, with translation MTTTSEKRANETDDVYYKANVVLVDIEGTTTSIDFVKNTLFPYVRKNLDVYLKSKWNDAEFKEDLKLLQEQSKQDEADGTEGFVKIPEGVSEDISEDVKKNVLWQMDLDRKTKALKQLQGHIWRDAYEKGEVKAHVYPDVAPALKSWKLSGKDIYVYSSGSVEAQKLLFGHTQDGDLLELFSGYFDTAVGPKVEESSYSNIVKSVKCKSEEIIFFTDVPKEARAAKSAGLQAVIVVREGNLPITDEDKLEFPVIKSFDDIVFETSVKRRKKSEEETLEQGKANSAVVDVSSIQDVEMQEEPIADKTQTSKAAEGVSSTEVVEAVEVQPDSMKQTPVEQCDSIEEANQTSCKDKDNLNNDLSSTKKTGSEVLADKGTEQKKPNETNTDTLEINGAEKLDVKIDNQVETNGPKCPKDSLSKSDANNIDTPIKTNSDNSTNSKDAILNENKKSSSSSEKNPSPAANNLPGTGNDTVVPDGKTDIKLADSDKAKLCDKTEMGEHDSNICDDSPHPSGKDGTESLSSDATYSKTKVESLTEKTESTLLNTADLPNKTECTHTEKTENICAKTECTTTDNSESAPVSKTESLKPVEAEPVTKKTESEVNKTEPMETEDLTPAHTGDLKNKDESEQKDKVAQESPPVSGVGTDISPATDKVKGKEVVPSSETKAPAALDGGKIEVAVEATETMMEAALDDSKAEDVRETIPDKAEVTVEATSDSGKAEPTVGAISDGSEAAVKASSDGNAKAAMEASSDGGKAEVAAQVTPDGGKADIVVKTMSDDGKDEAAAEMMPDGSKAEAAAEVTSDGGNAKDTAEAMSDGKAEASVKVTPADGKAEAAAEATPDAGNVEVVAEVTPDSAKVEAAVVATPDDGKAETAEGVTPEDNMMEAAPNSCNTDSVTEVDPAVDKAEVPSCVNGGNATKVISDAKANSVASVTEMKADNKTDVPMEDVEPMVTDDTERMSTEKAEPVIKEESEPMVTDEAESVATDKAKPDTEGTKNSSDAEHMVTEDPEPMVTDDAEHVVTNKDEAVNSTVKDDGNDKPKATQAERETAADEESSKCTKDAPIDSTPVVDNANCNSVNKDIAVKEENDPVDTGKLDAVSTAKDDIHETKTESSNNENKISEAEGQTVAGNVKETENELKEGKKNVNSCVENGESTEKTENTSEKLKVAVESTDKVADNAVST